A region from the Osmerus eperlanus chromosome 11, fOsmEpe2.1, whole genome shotgun sequence genome encodes:
- the LOC134029336 gene encoding uncharacterized protein LOC134029336, with translation MIILRTPILILISHPYHHHHRFCQPQPERLPCFASPLLFIPVSLLSLSQLISSLLPLAWCSLALSSVHRSLSSTDSPPLSPHTHFPAVSGAFMDSPYNGNTSLQTSTSNLNASFSRPPEPEDDGKVSSETIWLWVAVIATIGNIVVVAVVCACAF, from the exons ATGATCATCCTAAGGACCCCAATCCTGATCCTCATCAGTCACCcctaccatcatcaccatcgcTTCTGTCAGCCTCAACCTGAGCGGTTACCATG ctTTGCTTCTCCTCTGCTTTTCATCCCcgtctcacttctctctctctctcagctcatttcctctctgctccctctggcTTGGTgttctctggctctctcctcaGTGCATAGGTCACTCAGCTCGACCGACAGCCCTCCACTGAGCCCTCATACA catttccctgcagtgagcGGAGCCTTCATGGATTCCCCGTACAACGGCAACACGTCCCTGCAGACGTCCACCTCCAACCTGAACGCCAGCTTCTCGCGGCCCCCGGAGCCAGAGGACGACGGCAAGGTGTCCAGCGAGACCATCTGGCTGTGGGTGGCCGTCATCGCCACCATCGGCAACATAGTGGTGGTGGCCGTGGTCTGCGCCTGTGCCTTCTGA